TATCTTACAGTCTGTTATAAGCACCGGCTGCTGGAGCAGCAAAGAAGTTGAAAGCCTTGCCGTCGTCACCCTCCTGGGAGTAGACTATACGAATGAAAATGGCAGCGTCCAGTGGACAGTATCTTCAACCATCTTAAACCCACTCGGTCAGACTAAAGAAGGAGAGCAATCAAGCGCAAAGAGTAATCAGGAAACACTCTTGGTAGGTACCGGAAGGACTCTGCAGGAGACGATTTCAGCCTTTACTGCCCATTCATCTCGCACACCGTATTACGGTCATATTAGTGCTTTTATCATTGGAGAGAAGGCCGCAAAGGAAATGATAAGCGAATTCACTGAGACCGCAATGCGGTATTGGGAAAACCGGCCAAGGACATTGTTCATCGTAACTAAAGGAAAAGCGCTTGATGTATTGCAAGCGGGACCGGCCGTCGATAAGCTGCTTTCTAAAGAATTGAAGGAATTGGGTATGAAAAAAGCATTAGCCACCGGTTATTCCTATGGTGTAACTTTATTTGATTTTGCAGAGTGGTTAAAAAGTCCCGACAGGGATCCGGTAGCAACACTGGTCAATGTTGTTCCTTCGGAAGTTCCCGGATCAGGACAGCAAAATCTGATGGAGGGATTAGCTGTTTTCCAAGGGGGTAGACTCATAGGTTGGTTGAATAAAGACGAAACCATAGGATATTTATTAATAACACAAAATATAAATGGGGGTATTCCGTTAACGTTAATAAAAGATAATAAATTATTCTCATATTACATTAGTACTACAAAAAGCAAAATTGAGCCGGTGATAACCGGTGATAAAATATCTTACCGTGTACAAATTAAAGTTATAGGTGCAATTGCTGATAATTCAGGATTAAGACTAAAAGCAGAAGATATTAAGGAGCTTGAAGATGTTATCGAATACAGGCTGCAGGATCTGACCATGCAGACAGTTAAAAAGGCTCAGGAGTACAAATCAGATTTTCTTGGCTTTACAGAAAAACTCCATCGTACTAACCTCTCGGCATGGCAGACGCTAGGACCGGACTGGCGGAAATCTTTTAGCACAGCGGAAGTAGAAATCGTGGTCGATGCTAAGATCGTCCAAACCGGGATGTTGGGGGAATAAACTATATTGCAACTGATATTGTATTGTTAATTAAATTTCAACGCTTCCTTCGAATACCTTTTCCGGCTTTCCTGTCATATAGACCGTCTCATCCGTATATTTGACGACCAGATCGCCGCCTTTCAGCTTCACCAGAATATGCCGGTCTTTTTGGCAGTAACCATTCAGCACCGCAGCGACAA
The window above is part of the Dehalobacter sp. genome. Proteins encoded here:
- a CDS encoding Ger(x)C family spore germination protein, with protein sequence MKKKYRIFGLLILIILQSVISTGCWSSKEVESLAVVTLLGVDYTNENGSVQWTVSSTILNPLGQTKEGEQSSAKSNQETLLVGTGRTLQETISAFTAHSSRTPYYGHISAFIIGEKAAKEMISEFTETAMRYWENRPRTLFIVTKGKALDVLQAGPAVDKLLSKELKELGMKKALATGYSYGVTLFDFAEWLKSPDRDPVATLVNVVPSEVPGSGQQNLMEGLAVFQGGRLIGWLNKDETIGYLLITQNINGGIPLTLIKDNKLFSYYISTTKSKIEPVITGDKISYRVQIKVIGAIADNSGLRLKAEDIKELEDVIEYRLQDLTMQTVKKAQEYKSDFLGFTEKLHRTNLSAWQTLGPDWRKSFSTAEVEIVVDAKIVQTGMLGE